In the genome of Archangium lipolyticum, the window GGCCCAACGCGCCCGCCGCGTCCAGGAGGAGCTCAAGGCCCTCTCCGACTTCCAGGACGCCGGCCTCCCCCGCTTCTCGCGCAAGGGCCCCGTCGCCCTCGGCGCCATCATCGACGTCTCCACCGAGGACGAGGATGGTTTCGCCGAGCGCACCTTCTTCCTCCTCCCCGTCGGCGCCGGCACCGAGCTCACAGGCCCCGGCGGCGATGGTTTCCTCTCCGTCATCACCCCCGCTTCCCCCGTCGGCCGCGCCCTCATGGGACGTCGGGCGGGCGACACCATCGAGGTCACCCTGGCCGGCGAGGTACGCGAGTGGACGGTCCTCGAAGTCGTTTGACTCCCCCAGCTTGATCGCCGCCACGCTTCATTCCACGATTTCCCGTGAAGAGCAGGCGCTGGGGGGTCCTGCGCCAGTAGGAGGTCGCCAGCCATGGCCATGCTCCGTGCCGCCATGAAGAGCATCCCGGAGGAGCCGGACGAGGTCTCCGCCTCGGCCTCCCACCAGGAGGAGTGGGCCCTCGTCGCGGACCACCCCGACGGCTTCATGGCGCTCTCCCCCGTGCGCGACCCCTCCGGCGAGCTGGTGGACTTCCACTGGCAGTACGCCAACCCCGCCTCCGAGTCCATGCTGGGCATGGGTCTGACCCACATCCGGGGCCGGGGCCTCTCGGAGCTGCTCCCGGACGTGCGCGCCCGCGGCATCCTCGCGCGCTACGTGCGCGTGGTGGAGAGCGGCGAGCCCTACATCGACGAGGTGTGCTTCCCCCTGGCCAACCGCTCGCGCTGGTTCCGCGTCGTCGCCCTCAAGCGCCGGGAGATGCTCACCCTCTGGTTCAGCGAAATCACCCGCCGCAAGCGCGAGGAGCTGGAGACGGGCTTCCTCGCCGAGGTCAGCCACCTGCTCACCGCCTCGCTCGACGTGGAGAGCGCCCTGCACGAGCTGGCGCGCCGGTGCGTCCCCACGCTCGGCGAGGGCTGCGTCCTCCAGGTGCTCGACAGCAGGGGCCAGCCGCTGCTGCTCGAGACGG includes:
- a CDS encoding GreA/GreB family elongation factor, with the protein product MPLLDKEELLAQLAERLRQSDRVAHRAELEAREAARSLATESEKKEDGRAVIEYGSLASGQAQRARRVQEELKALSDFQDAGLPRFSRKGPVALGAIIDVSTEDEDGFAERTFFLLPVGAGTELTGPGGDGFLSVITPASPVGRALMGRRAGDTIEVTLAGEVREWTVLEVV